One segment of Balaenoptera ricei isolate mBalRic1 chromosome 8, mBalRic1.hap2, whole genome shotgun sequence DNA contains the following:
- the ADM gene encoding pro-adrenomedullin isoform X2 produces MKLVPVALMYLGSLAFLGADTARLDVAAEFRKKWNKWALSRGKRELRESSSYPTGLADVKAGPAQTLVRPQDVKGASRSPQASPDAARIRVKRYRQSMNNFQSLRSFGCRFGTCTVQKLAHQIYQFTDKDKDGVAPRSKISPQGYGRRRRRSLPEAGLGRTLSSQEPQARGAPASRAHQVFATLLRI; encoded by the exons ATGAAGCTGGTTCCCGTCGCCCTAATGTATCTGGGCTCGCTCGCCTTCCTAGGCGCGGACACCGCACGGCTCGACGTGGCGGCAGAGTTCCGAAAGAA ATGGAATAAGTGGGCTCTAAGTCGTGGAAAAAGAGAACTTCGCGAGTCCAGCAGCTACCCCACCGGGCTCGCCGACGTGAAGGCAGGGCCTGCCCAGACTCTCGTTCGGCCGCAGGATGTGAAGGGCGCCTCTCGCAGCCCCCAGGCAAG TCCGGACGCCGCCCGCATCCGAGTCAAGCGCTACCGCCAGAGTATGAACAACTTCCAGAGCCTGCGGAGCTTTGGCTGTCGCTTCGGGACGTGCACGGTGCAGAAGCTGGCGCACCAGATCTACCAGTTCACGGACAAGGACAAGGACGGCGTCGCCCCCAGGAGCAAGATCAGCCCCCAGGGCTACGGCCGCCGGCGCCGACGCTCCCTGCCCGAGGCCGGCCTGGGACGGACTCTGTCTTCCCAGGAGCCACAGGCGCGCGGGGCCCCGGCCTCCCGGGCTCATCAAGTGTTCGCCACCCTCCTTAGGATTTAG
- the ADM gene encoding pro-adrenomedullin isoform X1 encodes MKLVPVALMYLGSLAFLGADTARLDVAAEFRKKWNKWALSRGKRELRESSSYPTGLADVKAGPAQTLVRPQDVKGASRSPQASSPDAARIRVKRYRQSMNNFQSLRSFGCRFGTCTVQKLAHQIYQFTDKDKDGVAPRSKISPQGYGRRRRRSLPEAGLGRTLSSQEPQARGAPASRAHQVFATLLRI; translated from the exons ATGAAGCTGGTTCCCGTCGCCCTAATGTATCTGGGCTCGCTCGCCTTCCTAGGCGCGGACACCGCACGGCTCGACGTGGCGGCAGAGTTCCGAAAGAA ATGGAATAAGTGGGCTCTAAGTCGTGGAAAAAGAGAACTTCGCGAGTCCAGCAGCTACCCCACCGGGCTCGCCGACGTGAAGGCAGGGCCTGCCCAGACTCTCGTTCGGCCGCAGGATGTGAAGGGCGCCTCTCGCAGCCCCCAGGCAAG cAGTCCGGACGCCGCCCGCATCCGAGTCAAGCGCTACCGCCAGAGTATGAACAACTTCCAGAGCCTGCGGAGCTTTGGCTGTCGCTTCGGGACGTGCACGGTGCAGAAGCTGGCGCACCAGATCTACCAGTTCACGGACAAGGACAAGGACGGCGTCGCCCCCAGGAGCAAGATCAGCCCCCAGGGCTACGGCCGCCGGCGCCGACGCTCCCTGCCCGAGGCCGGCCTGGGACGGACTCTGTCTTCCCAGGAGCCACAGGCGCGCGGGGCCCCGGCCTCCCGGGCTCATCAAGTGTTCGCCACCCTCCTTAGGATTTAG